Part of the Clostridium botulinum genome is shown below.
ACCCTAGTAGAAATAAATATCTACTAGGGTATATATTTTATTTTAAACTCAACTTATATATAAATAAAAAACTAAAGATATAATACAAAATTTTACTTTAACTTAACTATATAATATACATTATATCACTTTTAGGAAAGTGCATATTTATAGTCTTTGTAAAAAACTCCTTTATATCAGTTAGTTCTTGCTTTTTATAAACATACTTTCCATATCCAAATTGTCCGTATTTATAAGTTCTATCTTCATCATTCATAGGTAAAGTATTATCTGGAAATACTTCAGATATTATATTCTTAGCTTTTGTTGTATATCTATGTGATATTACTTCAAATGTGAATGGATGTTTTTGGTCACTTGGTAAATTCGATTTTAAATCTAAAATTAAATTTTCATAATCTTTCTTCCATCCGTCATAAATGAATACTGGAGCTATAATAAATCCCACAGGGTATCCTGCTTTGGCTATTTTTGCACTTGCATCTATCCTACTTTTAATAGATGCAGTTCTTTTTTCATAATCTGTTATTACTTTATTTGTATTTATAGTGAATCTAATTTCTGTTTTCTCATTATGATCTATATCTAGCAATTCATCTACATCATTATATTTAGTTACAAATCTAAACCTTCCATGTTCACTTTTCCCAAAAAATTCAATTGTAGTTTTTAATAACCCACTGTAAGGTTCAATTGGGACTGGATCAGAAGTTGCAGCTCCTTCAAATATAGTTATATCTGGTAATCTTTCATCAATATATTGTTGTGCTTTTTTAAGAATATCCTCTATATTTGCATTAACTTTAATATAAGGTTTATCCCCTAAATTTGTATTCAAATAACAATATTGACAATGTCCAATACAACCACTTAATAGCGGTAGTTGATAATGTGCCGATGGTTTACACGATTGAAATTTAAATCCTTTTTTTACTCCTACAATTAATGTGTTTTTTCCTTCTTTGTAAAATTCCCTAATATCTGTTCCTGGTATGTATTTTTTAATGTTGTTTGAAGATATATTTATTATTTCTACATTTTTATTATCTTTAAACTTATTATATATATTTTTACCTACATCGTATTTTAATGCGTTATTTTGGAATAATATTCTATTTGGTATAAACATCAATCTCACATCCTTTATAATTATAGTATCCTCCTTTCTTATTTATATAATTCCCTTCTAATTTTTTGAATAAAAAAATTTTTCAAATTCTATTTATATTTTTTTAGTTCAGTTTCAAACTTATTAGCAACATTCATAATTCTTTCATAAAACTCATTACTTATTCCAGGAACATTATGATAATGTAATTCTAAATAATCTTTCATATCTGTCATGAAATTAATATAACCATTTAGATTATTGGGCATATTAAATTTTTTTTCTCTTAATTTATCCATAAATCTATCACCTAAGAAGTCCAACATGCTTTTTTCTTCTGGAGATGCTTTTTCCATTAGCTGTCTCCATGCTCTACGAACTTTTCCTGGAGCTGTTGTAGGTGGAAAAGATACTTTATGTTTTTTAGCTTCTTCAACAGAGGAAAAAGCAGTATGCATCATATGACTTTTTTTATATACTTCATAATCTATTTTGTCTTCCTCTTCGCTGATTTTTTTATCATCAAGTATTGAATCAAAATTATCATTTTTTTTATTTATTATTGTTTTGTTTGCATAGTTAATTTGTTGAGTGTGATTAATAGTTAAATTCATCATATCTCCTCCATTTGTATATGATAACAAACTAATAAATACATATTATTTTTCATATTTATTAATTTCTATTTAATAATAATTTATTATATTATAGAATATGTTACCAATTTTAATAGTGCGATTATATCATCATTATTCCTTAAAATCAATATTATATATGTATTTACAAATATTGTTTTATTCTAAATTATGCATACTATAGTTTGAATTAACTGGAATTAGTAAGATTGATATAGACACCATTATATCTTATAGTGGAGTACATCAAACTGAAAATAAAATAGACATTTTATTGATATTAGATATGTATAAGATTTTATACACATAATTCTCTAAGTAATTTGATCTATCTTTTTTTCTTTTCTATAACATATTAAAGTAAATACACCTTCAGAAGGTATATATTTCAAATTTAAATGAGCTTCCGCATTTCTTATATCTCTATTTATTGAATCGATAATTTCATCATATCTACCTTTAGATAATTTTCTAAATAATAAACTTTTTTTATAATAGGGTAATAATATAGGACTAAATATTTCTTTCAAATTTAGTCCTTATAAAAACTAAATAAATAAGAATAAATTAAAAATATTGAAGTTACAATAAAAATATGTACTGTGTATCAGCATCAAGCTAATACACTACAGGCAAATCTATTTAAAGTATAATCTAGATATGTTATCTTAAAATCATTTGTGTAATATGGCTTATCTGGGATATATGGTTTAATTATTAATACTTGAGGGAAAATTTCTTGTTCATCAATTTGATATTTTTCATATTTCTTTTGTAAGATGTGAGAATTAAAAATATAATGCATTTTTCTAATATCCGTTTCATGATCTTTATCTACTTCAATTAATAAAGAGTGCCAAGATTTTAAATTTTGTCCTTCGTCTATAGTAAATTCAATTAATCCATCACCACGACGTTCTCCTTTATCCGTATCAAAGGAAGGTTCTTTAATAAACTCTATTATTTCACCGCCTAATCTTATTATCTCTGCATATACATTCATAAGATAGAGCTGATGAGTTGATATTTTCTTGCCCTTTGTATACACTAATTTCCCTGTATTTACGTCTTTATACCTTTTTATATACTTATGGTCATACAGCTTTTTTAATCTTAATCTAGCTTGATATAAAGCATTATCTAGGGAAGACTTTTGATAAAACATTTTGGCACATTGAGATATAGTTACACCCTTAAATTCTTCTATATATTTCATTATTTTTTTATCTCGAGGCATTAGTACCATAGCACACATAATATCACCTTAAATATATATTTTATTTTTAGTTTTAATCTGAACTGACTTAAATTGCTCCTCATGAAGGGGTAATTCATCTTTTTTCTTATTTTCCAATTTATCCATAATAGGCAGTCTTATTACATTATTTTCTTTTTCTTCTTGTATTCCATATTGAGTATTTAACAAAGCATTAAATTCATTATCATCAAATATATCTATATATTTATGTTCCTTATCAATGCTATTTTTTATATATCTTCTAATCATTCTGTCATTTATATATAAAGATTTAAACCAAATTCTCTTACTTCCATACATAAATAAACCTTCACGAGAATCTAATCCCGTTAACTCCGTACTATCTGAAGCTACTAAACTACTACTATCTGTATTTTGGCTAAAACCTATCTTTGTACATAAGTTGGACCTCAAACTAGGATCTAAAACAGTTCTATCTGGTCTTTGTATTCCTATAATTAAAAACATACCAGCTTTTCTAAACTTTCTAGTCATCTCCTTTAACATGTTGTAA
Proteins encoded:
- the splB gene encoding spore photoproduct lyase codes for the protein MFIPNRILFQNNALKYDVGKNIYNKFKDNKNVEIINISSNNIKKYIPGTDIREFYKEGKNTLIVGVKKGFKFQSCKPSAHYQLPLLSGCIGHCQYCYLNTNLGDKPYIKVNANIEDILKKAQQYIDERLPDITIFEGAATSDPVPIEPYSGLLKTTIEFFGKSEHGRFRFVTKYNDVDELLDIDHNEKTEIRFTINTNKVITDYEKRTASIKSRIDASAKIAKAGYPVGFIIAPVFIYDGWKKDYENLILDLKSNLPSDQKHPFTFEVISHRYTTKAKNIISEVFPDNTLPMNDEDRTYKYGQFGYGKYVYKKQELTDIKEFFTKTINMHFPKSDIMYII